One Ovis aries strain OAR_USU_Benz2616 breed Rambouillet chromosome 24, ARS-UI_Ramb_v3.0, whole genome shotgun sequence genomic window, GGAAACTGGGATCGTGGGCGGCTGTGGGCGGTGTGTGTCTAGAGAGGGGCGGGACCGGCGACGCGGCCCGCCGGGCTCCTCAGGTTTAGTACCGGTCTCTgggcggcccggcccggcccggcccccggAGGCATAGGCCGAAGGGGCCGCGCACCACTTGGAGGTGCGGAGGGGAAAGCCTGGGGCGTCGCTTCAGctgcccgcccctccccctctcATCTCCGGGCAGGCAAGGCTCCTGGGACCCTGGCGGGGCTCCTGCCGGGTCCGCGCTCCCGACTGCCGAGTCCTGCTGAGCGACTCTGGTGAGTCCCTGGCTCTCTCCGAGCGGAGCCTCCTCCTCGGTCACGGCGGATGAGCGTGGAGCGCGTACCTTTCAGGGGTTTTGTAAGGAGTAGGAGAGTAAAGTAAAAGGACGTGCTTCGCGTGTAGTAGAAAAGAATTGGAAACGATCTGAGTGCCTCGCTCAGCTGGGGTGGGTACTCATTAAGAAACAAGTATATCCGTACTGCAGGATCTCCTAGAGTGGCTGCTGAAGAAGCATTATTAGGTAGAAAGGCAGATTACTAAACCGTGTTGCAGTAAGAACTCATTTATGTAAAAACACGCACAAAgcacacccctccctccccctctccccattTCTGTGGATACATTTCCAGTAATTGCTCCGGGAAAGATTTGGGAGGTCAGCTATCAGACTGTTAATGGGGGACCAGCTGCAATGTGGAGGAAGAATTTCTCTTTGATGTATTACTGTATTGCTTAAATCCCCCCTTTTATTACAATGGTTCATAATCACTTTTTTTCTTGAAACAGAAAgcaattaatgggcttccctggtggctcagtggcgaagagtccgactgccagtgcaggagacatgagttggaTCCCcaatccaggaagaccccacaggccacggagcaattaagcctgtgcgccacaactcctgagcccacgtgccacaaccagTGTCgcccctgtgccctagagcctgtgctgggcaacaagagaagctagttcaatgagaagcctgcgcaggGCAActcaactagaaagtagccccatCAGTCTCCACGACTAGGGAAAAGccggtgcagccaaaagtaaaataaataattagaataactttttaaaaagcaattgcaGAAACCCAAAATACACACGTTTCAGGACTGTGGTGTAGAGTTGCAATAAGGTATAAGCATGGGTCATGTTCATGTGTATCTGTGGATAATAGATGGCTCCAGGTGGTGTCTGCCTTTTGGAATTAAGTTTTCAGATTGAGAAAAATAATACAGCACATATATTGTATAACAATAACACTACCGGGAGAATCTGGGACAACACGCAGTAATCAAaacattagtttaaaaaaaaaaaattttttttttggaagcacCACAAagtttgcagaatcttagttcctgaaccagCGATTGAACTTAagtccctggcagtgaaagcatcaagtcctaaccactgaaccaccacagAATTCCCAgttaaaagaatgttttttttATTAGAAGAATAATATACAGAAAATACATCAGAAGTTCAGcttgggagaaagaaatggcaacccactccaatattcttgcctggaaaggtccatggacagaggagcctggcgggctgcagtccatggggttacatgactgagcacgtgtgcatgagggtggtgggagatggttggtagcaataaactggtggaactaaaaaaaaagttcagcttgatgaatttttatgaactgaacaaatacattaatatttctgccatacaacatatGAACATTTACATTACCTGGgataaaaggaaattataaatatGCTCATCTCACGTCAATAGACAGGTGGTGAAAacctgggagtttgggatttggGAACTGAGGATAAGGGGCCATACACTTGTATtggtaggagagagagagagagaagtgtgaGCTAAGCATCAGAGGAGCGCCTAGAAAAGGCTTCAGGGTCAGGAGGAATTGGAGCTAGAGCCCCTGGACGTCCCCCCAGGCCGGTGCTTGCTCATATACCACCCCACCTctactctcttgctctttccccAGGAGTGCCCGTCCAGATGCCAGCCCTGCTGCCACTGGGGAGCCCTCTGGGAGACTGAAGACCCAGGCTGAGGCTGACTGGCCCTGAGACCTAGGCCAGGGCAATGGCAGCCCCCCCAGAGCCTCAGGACCAAGCCCCTGAGGAGGGAGAAGGGCTTCTGATCGTGAAGGTAGAAGATTCCTCCTGGGAGCAGGACCCTGCCCAGCCAGAGGACCGCGGGGACCCAGAGGTGTGCCGCCGGCGCTTTCGGCAGTTCTGCTACGGGGATGCGGGCGGGCCCCACGAGGCCTTCAGCCAGCTCTGGGAGCTCTGCTGCCGCTGGCTGCGGCCCGAGCTGCGCACCAAGGAGCAGATTCTGGAGCTGCTGGTGCTGGAGCAGTTCCTGAGCGTGCTGCCCGTGGGCGTCCAGGACTGGGTGTGCCAGCGGTGCCCAGGCAGTGGCGAGGAGGCCGTCGCCTTGGTGGAGGACCTGCAGAAGCAGCCAGTGAAAGCTTGGTCACAGGTGAGGGGCCCCTCCCCAACCTTGGGGGCACCTGGATGGCATGTGAACTGAGGAGAGCTGGCTGTCTCCTTAGAGATGAGTCCTCCATAGGTCagaggtggggttggggaggaCACAGAGAGCCGAGGGAGCGTCCACGGGAGCTTGTCATAATGTGTGGCCTTTCTGAAAGACACCGTCCAAGTGAAACTGGTTTCTTTTTGGTGACTTTGGAGGGCAGCAGCAGGACCAGAGGGGGCATGTTCCGAGAAAGCAGCTTTTAGCTCCACAGGATCTGCAGATGTTTATTTGTGTTCTTGGCAGGCATCTGGGGAGATGCTGATGTGTTGCTGGGGAGTGGGGTCCTGCCCTTGACAGGAAGGTCTCCCACCATGGCCCCTTGCTAAGTGGCTTTCTGATTCTGGCCTTTGGAAGCTGGTCCTTGCCTCGTGCTTGGTTGGGGAGATAACACTGCGCAGTCTGTCTTCTGGTCTCCCGGGGGCCCTGTGCTGACCACCttgcccacccccagcctcctgaGGAAtgtgtcctgtgtctccttcccagggattaaactctgTCTCCCCGGTCTGGTCTCGATGCTGATGAGCGTGTTGTGGTTCCTGCACAGGATGTCCCCTCAGAGCGGGCGGAACCtgaggctgcagtccaggggtcccaggccCAGGGACCTCCCTGGAGGGCGGGGACACGAAGCCAGCCACCTGTACCCTGGGAGCTGCACAGCCATGGTGGTGAGTAAGCTTGAAGGTAGCAGAGTGGCTGGTCAGGGGCCTGAGTCCTTGCCAGGTGTTCCCCTAAGGGGAGCAGGTAGGGTGTTTCTCTTCCAGGAAGgcaaggtgtgtgtatgtgtgtggtgtgtgtgtgtgtacatgcaaggcatgtgtgtgtgtctctgtgtgggtatgtggtgtgtgcatggcgtgtgtgtgtgtagtgtgtgtgtggtgtggtgtgtgcatAGCGTGTATGTGTTGTGGGTGTGTGGCATGTGTGTGTAaggcgtgtgtgtggtgtgtgcatggcatgtgtctgtgtgtgtggcgtgtgtgtggtatatgtgtggtgtgtgcatggCATGTGTATGTGGcatgggtgtctgtgtgtgtggcgtgtgtaaggtgtgtatgtggtgtatatgtgtatctgtgtatggtgtgtgtggtatgtgcatggcatgtgtgtgtgtgtgtgtgcaaggcatgtggtgggtgggtgggtgggtgtaagtgtgtgtgtgtgtgtgtgtgtgtgagagagagagagaaagacagcatGTGAGAGCCCTTGCTGCCAGCCTGGGCCGGGCTCTCTGAGGCTCCCATCTTCCCCGCAGCCCAGCTTCCAGCTCTTAAACAGGGGAGCACCAGAGAGATGACAGATACCTGCTTTGCCTCTGGGGTGAGTTACCCGTCCTTTTGTCCCCTCTGACCCTGATGAGTCCCTGAAATGGGTCTCTCCTCACCAAGGCCTCCTCCATCCATCCTTTTCCTGCCAGGACCCATCCTGTTCCCATCCCAGCACCCTGCCTATCTCCACCCATACCTGCCTGGGGAGTCCTGAGCAAGGCAACTCTGAGCTGGGCTTCCTCACCTCATTCTAGGGACCTGTGACATTTGGAGACATTCCCTTTTATTTCTCCCGGGAAGAATGGGGGTCCCTGGACCCTGCCCAGAGGGATCTCTTCTGGGACATAAAAAGGGAGAACTCTCGGAATGTTGCCCTGGGTAAGCATTGGGCACAGCCGGGGCTCTGGGGGGGATCCCAGGCATAGACTGGTTAGGCCTGTAGTTAGTAAGTGGAAGGTGCGGTAGATGGGTTAGGTCTGTAGTTAGTAAACACCTCTGTTGAGGAACCCTGGCAAACCCCTTGGAGGCTCCAAACGGTTTCTCTGCCGTCATTCTCATGTCCCCGTTGCATGGAGGCTGGTCTGCTGGCGCGCAGGGCTGTCAGAGTGAGTGCCCAGGCGCTAGCCCGGAGCCCCGTTCCGCTCCCCTCCTCTGTGGCCCCGGAACCGCGTGGCACTTAGGAGGCTGCCTACGACCCCTTGCAGGTTTGGGACACAGGAGCCACAGTGAGAGAACCCAGCTGGAGGAGGTGGTGACGGCGCTCCCAGACCAGGCTGCTGGCGACGAGACCGCGTCCAGGAGCCCGGAGGGGGCCGAGGCCTGGGAGGGCGGGGCCCGGCCGGGGGCgccccgggggcggggggcgggggcgcggcgcGGCCGGCCGCCCACGCGCCGGCGGCAGCTCCGAGACCTGGTGGCGGAGAAGCCGCACAGCTGCAGCCAGTGCGGCAAGCGCTTCCGCTGGGGCTCCGACCTGGCGCGCCACCAGCGCACGCACACAGGCGAGAAGCCGCACAAGTGCCAGGAGTGCGACAAGAGCTTCCGCAGCTCCTCGGACCTGGTACGCCACCAGGGCGTGCACACGGGCCAGAAGCCCTTCTCCTGCACCCAGTGCGGCAAGAGCTTTAGCCGCAGCGCCTACCTGGCTGACCACCAGCGCATccacacgggcgagaagccctTCGGCTGCAGCGACTGCGGCAAGAGCTTTTCACTGCGCTCCTACCTGCTGGACCACCGGCGCGTGCACACAGGAGAGCGGCCTTTCGGCTGCGGCGAGTGCGACAAGAGCTTCAAGCAGCGCGCCCACCTCATCGCCCACCAGAGCCTGCACGCCAAGATGGCCCAGCCTGTGGGCTGAGGGCGGGAGCGGCACTCACCCACCCGAATCCACTATCCCAGTGCGGCTTCCTACTCACAGAAACCGgtggccctgccctcctgggacCCTGGCTGACGCCTCGTGACATGGAGTCCCCCGTGACCTCACTGCCAGACTTCTGATGCTCCAAGGTTTTTCTTGCTCATTTACTGGAGCCCCAGCACGTTGCAGGCAGGTGGCCTGAGCACAGGGGAGAGGCTGGCACACAGGGAAGTCAGGACTCTGGCAGGGCCTGGAGTCCCCATCCCAGAGCCCTCCTCAGCCCTGCTTGGCCCCGTGGCTGTTTGCTCCCAGCCTCTGGGCTGGGTCCATAGGCCAGGCCTTCTGTCCTGCCATCCTGTGACTTCCTGTGGGAGGGAGGCTAAGCCTCAGTGTGCTGCTGGGGTTGGGGATCAGGGGAGGGGTCAGCCCACACCTGTGAAGATGTGGATCCTGGGCTCAGCTACAGAGGCTTCCTGGCCTCCACCTCTTTCCATCTCCAGGCACTGGCCGCTCTGGCCTGTCCCAGCAGCCCAGAAGCTGCCCGCCTCTGCTCTCAGCCAACCTGCCCCCGGCTGAGTTTCCGAGAGTCACCCTCCACCAGCTGGGGCGGGCGGTGTGGGCTTCAGGGACAGAGGCCAACTAAGAGGCAGACTAAGAATAGGGCCGGCCGAGGCCAGCTGCCCCCCACTCCCCTGGAGTCTCGGGGTTTACGGTACTTCATGCTTGTGCTCTGTTGGCACATTGTCGCCGACTCCTGAGGCCTTGCAGTCCCTGCAGAAGGGCATTCACGGGGACTGACCACAGGCCCTCGCAAGGAGCTGGCCCAGCTGACCTTAGAAGGGCAGCAGAAAGGTGAGAATAAACGTGAAAACTTTCTCCAAGCTTCTCTCGTTCTTTTGGTGGCTGCTGGGAGTCGGGGGTGGAGGGGCCTGGAATTCATCCTGGGCCTCCTGACCTGGTGGTCCTGGTATGCTGGACCGTCATCAGGTGGGGCCACCGTCTCAGCTTCCGGGTGGCCTGGGCCCCAGGGGCTGCCGTGAGCCTCAGGGGCATCCCCATGTCAGCCAGTGCCTGCCCCGGTCTGAGGACAGCTCAGGGTGGGACAGCCGGCACACCCTTCCCTACCCTGCAGGAGAGTGGGCGGCTAACTGGGAGCTGGGGTTTTCACCGGGGCCTGTCCTCTGTCCCTTGAAATGAGGCAGCTCGGAGCTGTGACTGGCCAGGGCAGGGGCTTGTGCTCTTGGCTGGACCCTGTGCTGGACCCTAGGGAGGGAGTACTGCTGAGATGAAACGGACACCAAGCAGACTTTCACGTCTGACCCTCCCCTGCCTGGCCCAGGCCTGGGCCCCTGCGGAGCTGGTGGGTGTGTGCTGAGATTACCTTCTACCCTGCCAAGTCTTTTCCAGTTCAGCAGGTGGTGGCCTTGGGGCCACCTGCGAGACAGTGGGGGTGAGCTGAGACAAGATGTCTCAATTGTCCCCCGGTCTGTGCGCCAGCCTCTCTGGCCCCCATGTCACCCAGGCTTCATCCTGAGGTTGCTGGATAGACTCCATTTCCCCAATGAAGCTGTGGGGCTCTCCCTGGAGAGCAGCGTCCAGCCATGGGTTCCTGCCTCTGGGGCGGTGCCCTTTGCTGTTCCCCATGCCCACAGGCTGGCAGTTGCTGTGTGGGCAGGCTCCTATATGTGCCCTGAATGAGTGAGtaggggtggtgggtggtggcGGCAGGGCATGGATTTTTTTGGTGCTAGTGGCGACTCAGAAGGGAGATACTGGAGTGTAACAAGATCAGATAGCAGGTGGGCCAGAAGCTAAGAATAGACAGCACAGGCTCCTGGGGCAGGTTGGGGTGTGTTAGTGCCAGGCAGGAAGTAGCCCATTGGAGCCAGGGAACAGAGCAGGCCCTGGCGGTGTGCAGGACCCAGGgttccagggcagggggcagagtcCAGCTCTGCCCATAAACAGAGCTGATGGGATAAGACTCAGAGAAAGGCCAGGCCCTGGGACCCAGAGCATTGGCACTGAAGCTGTTCGAAGGAAGCCCCCACGCTGCCCccatggctttcctggtggctgggACCCTGCAGGTGGCCTCACAGGTGGCCGATGCTCGGGAGAGCCTGGGAAGAAAGGTAGGCGCTGTCTGGCCTAGCCCATTGCTGGCTCCCAGTTGAGCCCCACCCTGGCCCAACTCTGGCCTTGCCTCCTCAGGGTAAGTACAGTGTGAAGGGTCCAAGGGTGGCCCTGGCCCTCTGCAGCCCTGAGGTGTCAGCCTCTACGGTCGCTCTCCTGGAGGGTGTGTTCCAGACCCTGGGCTTTGAGAGCTGCCAGAGGCAGAAGGCCTCCGTCCAGGTGAGCCCtcacctgctccccacccccacctctgccctcaGCCCCGCCTGGGGCCTCCCTGCACTCAGGCTGGCACTCGCTCCTGCCCCAGGGCTTCTGTGGGGAGCTGACGAGGTTCCGGGAGCGGCTGGATGCCCATGGGGGTCCAGTGGGCTGTGCTTTCATGGTCTTGGTGGCCGCCCCCCGGCAGCTGAGGCAGTCGCAGCAGCTGCTCCTGGAGCTGAGCCGCTGCAAGGCCCTATGGGGCCGCCCCAAGGTCTTCCTGCTGCTCTCCAGTGCTCCCGGGGGTGAGTGGGCCGGCCGGGGCCCCCAGGTTGGGGGCCGGATAgagtgggggtgggcaggagggctgAGACCTTCCGTCCAGGCCCATGTGCTGCTGCTTCTCCACCCAGCTGTCCCCGAGCCTGGGGCCTTCCTTGCCAGCCTGGGCGAGCTCTGCGGCCACCGTCC contains:
- the ZNF213 gene encoding zinc finger protein 213, with the translated sequence MAAPPEPQDQAPEEGEGLLIVKVEDSSWEQDPAQPEDRGDPEVCRRRFRQFCYGDAGGPHEAFSQLWELCCRWLRPELRTKEQILELLVLEQFLSVLPVGVQDWVCQRCPGSGEEAVALVEDLQKQPVKAWSQDVPSERAEPEAAVQGSQAQGPPWRAGTRSQPPVPWELHSHGAQLPALKQGSTREMTDTCFASGGPVTFGDIPFYFSREEWGSLDPAQRDLFWDIKRENSRNVALGLGHRSHSERTQLEEVVTALPDQAAGDETASRSPEGAEAWEGGARPGAPRGRGAGARRGRPPTRRRQLRDLVAEKPHSCSQCGKRFRWGSDLARHQRTHTGEKPHKCQECDKSFRSSSDLVRHQGVHTGQKPFSCTQCGKSFSRSAYLADHQRIHTGEKPFGCSDCGKSFSLRSYLLDHRRVHTGERPFGCGECDKSFKQRAHLIAHQSLHAKMAQPVG